The nucleotide sequence AGCAACGAAGAGGGCTCCAATTGCGAGAACGCGTCCCCCCAAAAGGGGAGAGGCGCCTCAGGCAAGAGGAAAAAGGCTCCCACCAAAAAGAACCCTTTAAATGGAGTGAGCCAGGAGGGGAAGCAAGTCCAGAGAAACGCTGCCAATGCCCGGGAGAGAGCGAGGATGAGGGTACTCAGCAAAGCTTTCTCGAGGCTTAAGACCACTTTGCCCTGGGTACCTCCAGACACCAAGCTTTCCAAACTGGACACCTTGAGGCTGGCATCCAGCTACATTGCTCACCTGAGACAGATCCTGGCCAATGACAAGTACGAAAATGGTTACATTCACCCAGTCAATCTGGTAAGTTCCAGCCTGGGCGCGTTTAATAGTTCATCAATACACTTGATGACTGAGgtgaagggagggggaaatcaacATGTGTTGTACCCTTCAGACAAGACTGCTGGCAGATCCACTGAGAGTATTTGGGGCGTTGAGTTATTGCGTTTATTAGAATAAAACAGACGCCTTCCGAGTCACCTCCCTCCCCAAACGCTGTTAGTTGAAATCTTAAAAGATCTTAACATTATAATGGCACTAGCTTTTTCTGTGTTCATCTGCTCGAAAGAGGGTGACAGGTCAAAAGCGCTGCAACTGTGCAAATCGATTCAGTACCATCTTTTACACACACCCTGTTGGGAGAGAGACGACGTCCCTAAAAAACCTGTGTAACAAGTTCATTATACACGCAGTATTTATACAAACAGGGTTTCTCGTTCAATGAAGTACTTTAACGTTGTGCAGTATATAGGAACAGGTCCGATTTCTTAACGAATGAGTCAGTCTTCATGTCTTCTTTATTTTCTGGTGTTTACTGATGTAaaatagcacacacacacacacacaaaaccccttgctttttaaaaacatcaccATAGATCTATTCTTTCATTACCTCGGATTTACTGGTCTCGGGATGTTTCTTTTATAAATGAGAACTTTAGAGTAGAAAAAACCCCTCTAAATCCTAGGCGAGAGTCCTCTAATTTCACCACGGATTTAAAAGATGTATTAGGTAATTGTAGCTATTACTTTAGAGTTGGAAGTACAGTAAAGATAAGTGAAACACAAGTTCTCCCTCATATATATGTTTGTGTAATTCATTCTTGCTGTACTGCCAACCGTATCCATAATAGTAATAATTCAAACCACTACAAGGATTGAATACATTTTCCAAAATCGGTGGTTAAAATAGATCATTCTTACTCTTCATTTAGCGTTTAAATTTTAATACATGTTTGGACATTGCATGATAAATGAATTTCATAAAACACTGCGGCTGTTCAATGGGGTGATCTTCTTTTGAGCTGCTTTTCAAACGTTTGGACTCAGCAGGAAAAGAGCCGGCAGTTTGCTATGCACGAGGTGATTTGATAAGGGCttgagctatttattttttaaataattgcatCTTCACTCGTGGGTAGACACAGCAAGCTAACAAgcgggcagactgcagtctgagGGCAACCCTTTTGTACTCCTTGCCAAATGTTTTCGGGGATGCAGCTTTTTATTGCTAAGGCTATGGAAggaggctgctcttcctgcagcgGCAAAACGaggggaaaataataataaaatttaaattatggGTCTAACCCGGCACTCTTTACTCAGCTAAACCTCCCCTTAACCTCAGTGTGACTTTTACCTGAGTAAGAACAGCAGGAGTTGGCCTTCTAATAGAATTACAGTAATCGGTCGGTACAGAATGCTGAGACAGCAaatggatttcattttaaaaacaaaggagcAACATATGAGAGCGGTGCCTTGACATTA is from Dermochelys coriacea isolate rDerCor1 chromosome 3, rDerCor1.pri.v4, whole genome shotgun sequence and encodes:
- the TCF21 gene encoding transcription factor 21 — encoded protein: MSTGSLSDVEDLQEVEMLECDGLKMDSNKEFGTSNESNEEGSNCENASPQKGRGASGKRKKAPTKKNPLNGVSQEGKQVQRNAANARERARMRVLSKAFSRLKTTLPWVPPDTKLSKLDTLRLASSYIAHLRQILANDKYENGYIHPVNLTWPFMVAGKPESDLKEVVNTNRLCGPTAS